A stretch of the Theileria equi strain WA chromosome 1, complete sequence genome encodes the following:
- a CDS encoding hypothetical protein (encoded by transcript BEWA_023630A) — MSFDGLVVRIRSSIGVSRISLSKDATFGDLKVELNRRFKVNEGTIVKLYTEDGQTEVFGPDSAPLTQLGISHGTSLFLEHASDYNDQEPSISYKSVEKVEVKEDKEEPGKVVLWIFGEYPIGTVSGKRI, encoded by the exons ATGTCTTTTGATGGACTAGTTGTTAGAATTCGTAGCAGCATTGGTGTCAGTCGAATCTCCCTGTCCAAAGACGCGACTTTCGGCGACTTAAAGGTCGAATTGAACAGGAGATTCAAGGTAAATGAGGGTACAATTGTCAAATTGTATACAGAAGATGGACAAACTGAG GTTTTTGGACCAGATTCCGCTCCGCTAACCCAGCTGGGAATTTCTCACGGAACCAGCCTATTTTTGGAACATGCGAGTGATTACAATGACCAGGAACCGTCCATAAGCTACAAGAGCGTCGAAAAGGTCGAGGTGAAGgaagataaggaagaaCCAGGTAAGGTGGTTTTGTGGATTTTTGGTGAATATCCGATTGGCACTGTAAGTGGCAAGAGGATATGA
- a CDS encoding hypothetical protein (encoded by transcript BEWA_023580A) translates to MEVALGYFKVPLGNDGYPNNEKWTMILPEDGGFELKDGELQLKPEELKEKLRELTCRFFGSVIIYGHCKKEGYKNELELHHQDEESAKLQLGRARAEGEQESQEGTAEEDSELEGKYSSQKVIGPPKTATNTTEGPAFEVAQDPQAEPEDTSTPSALPTPPQGKTPERSSEGTGPKEAVSEALKDTVSYNPGTQPQGPSGPEGLTPDSETDSGAPDTKLGPGKKDMEGPSTGGGSSAILPANDPVPPANSTTDSSGFVKTIFGGTVGGLTGLLLDLVYGGDMLYYRHYSNH, encoded by the coding sequence ATGGAAGTTGCTcttggatattttaaagttCCTCTAGGTAATGATGGCTATCCTAACAATGAAAAATGGACTATGATACTGCCTGAGGATGGTGGTTTTGAACTTAAAGATGGTGAATTACAACTTAAACCTGAGGAACTTAAGGAAAAACTTCGAGAGCTCACCTGTAGATTCTTTGGATCAGTAATCATATATGGCCACTGTAAAAAGGAAGGGTATAAGAATGAATTAGAACTTCATCACCAAGATGAAGAGAGTGCTAAACTTCAACTAGGACGAGCACGTGCTGAAGGAGAACAGGAATCCCAAGAAGGAACAGCTGAGGAAGATTCTGAACTTGAAGGGAAATACTCATCTCAAAAAGTTATTGGACCTCCAAAAACTGCTACTAATACTACTGAAGGACCTGCTTTTGAAGTTGCTCAAGATCCTCAAGCTGAACCTGAAGATACTTCTACTCCTTCTGCTCTTCCTACTCCTCCTCAAGGTAAAACTCCTGAAAGATCTTCCGAAGGAACTGGTCCTAAAGAAGCTGTTTCTGAAGCTCTTAAAGACACAGTCTCTTATAATCCTGGAACTCAACCTCAAGGTCCTTCTGGTCCGGAAGGACTTACTCCTGATTCTGAAACTGACTCTGGTGCTCCTGATACTAAACTTGGACCTGGTAAAAAAGATATGGAAGGACCTAGTACTGGTGGAGGATCTTCTGCTATTCTTCCTGCTAATGACCCCGTTCCTCCTGCGAATTCTACTACTGACTCTTCTGGTTTTGTTAAGACTATCTTTGGAGGTACTGTTGGTGGACTCACTGGACTACTATTGGACTTGGTCTATGGAGGGGACATGCTATACTACAGACACTACTCTAACCATTAA
- a CDS encoding hypothetical protein (encoded by transcript BEWA_023560A): MIPGKPVDINIGHVPGSASSFEGNNTIHLYDYGGSLNNEVSVTEYRNIDSLQGYIKCEHKPNNGNAIKAITYKRQPTTGLSGARAHTTVTVYFWEWDIEYTNPLLVKLGNNEKYYTTDDNTNWLDSTDNFNGYSLLEFLDEHNCFKNNAHVINLSERSANIGYQCLTKECGASITFVNNPYQYYSQTLHAISDGYIRRFKDKTVEQTGIGFPKDANQVYVYHYPSGPDGIPLLICLPESSGGWYKLRRKGSNRWVPVGDNIPSGPTDSSTILPLLKKINGESKGLTPGDIAGYVAEGLASVGMGGLGFWKGPAVLRGIISLVRTAL, translated from the coding sequence ATGATCCCAGGGAAACCGGTTGACATAAACATTGGACATGTACCTGGTTCAGCTTCCTCTTTCGAAGGAAATAACACCATTCATTTGTATGATTATGGTGGTTCCTTAAATAACGAAGTATCTGTCACTGAATATAGGAATATTGACAGCCTTCAAGGATATATAAAATGTGAACACAAGCCAAACAATGGTAACGCAATTAAAGCTATAACGTATAAAAGGCAACCTACCACTGGATTATCCGGTGCTAGAGCTCATACAACGGTAACCGTCTATTTTTGGGAATGGGACATTGAGTATACTAACCCTTTACTTGTTAAACTAGGAAATAATGAAAAATATTATACTACAGACGATAACACTAACTGGCTTGATTCTACCGACAATTTTAATGGGTATTCTCTCCTAGAGTTTCTTGATGAACATAATTGCTTTAAGAACAATGCTCATGTTATAAATCTCTCAGAGAGAAGTGCTAATATAGGTTACCAATGTCTAACAAAAGAATGTGGCGCCAGTATTACTTTTGTCAATAATCCCTACCAATATTATTCCCAAACATTGCATGCTATTTCTGATGGGTATATTCGCAGATTTAAGGATAAGACTGTCGAGCAAACCGGAATTGGTTTTCCAAAGGATGCTAATCAAGTCTATGTTTATCACTATCCAAGCGGGCCTGATGGAATTCCACTCTTGATTTGTCTTCCAGAATCATCTGGAGGCTGGTATAAACTGAGGCGTAAAGGTAGTAATAGGTGGGTTCCAGTGGGAGATAATATTCCATCTGGTCCTACTGACTCTTCTACAATCCTTCCActtttgaagaaaataaatggagaaagCAAAGGGCTTACTCCAGGAGATATAGCTGGTTATGTAGCAGAGGGTCTAGCATCGGTTGGTATGGGCGGACTTGGATTCTGGAAAGGACCAGCTGTATTAAGAGGCATAATTTCACTAGTAAGGACTGCATTATGA
- a CDS encoding hypothetical protein (encoded by transcript BEWA_023610A), translated as MADNERDNFLRELKKSVFDSHPGVEDQISGAFSAHDVVGDGFLPFSVVEALLRHYFTQSGLVEYIYPFLDSNDHLDTAVLAPFLQGTQLESLDEDTLLSCEDMKTLATLWLKKISEAYSQDALAGRKNAFNCVVSPPSQRQEPCSVLAPSDEFLDQDVEVVGPSPQEIVDSYVNSIMQEVQRNKSAGIVCYAYPAALTPNGACTSAGAVLPHRRPRAKREKTRLLFGCC; from the exons ATGGCGGATAACGAACGGGATAACTTCCTAAGAGAGCTAAAGAAAAGCGTTTTCGATTCTCATCCTGGTGTGGAAGATCAGATTTCAGGCGCCTTTAGTGCCCATGACGTTGTAGGTGATGGGTTTTTACCCTTTAGCGTCGTAGAGGCGCTTTTGAGACATTACTTTACTCAATCAGGATTAGTTGAGTACATTTACCCATTCCTGGACAGTAATG ACCACTTGGACACGGCGGTACTTGCTCCCTTTTTACAGGGCACTCAGTTGGAGTCTTTGGATGAAGACACCCTTTTATCCTGTGAGGACATGAAGACTCTGGCAACATTGTGGCTCAAGAAGATTAGCGAGGCATACAGCCAAGATGCTTTGGCTGGCAGGAAGAATGCCTTCAACTGTGTAGTTAGCCCTCCCAGTCAGAGACAGGAGCCGTGCTCAGTGTTGGCACCTTCTGACGAATTTTTGGACCAAGACGTCGAGGTGGTTGGGCCGTCCCCTCAGGAGATTGTCGACTCGTACGTAAATTCGATCATGCAAGAGGTTCAGAGGAACAAGTCTGCGGGAATCGTTTGCTACGCCTACCCGGCTGCACTCACTCCAAACGGGGCATGCACGAGTGCCGGAGCAGTTTTACCTCACCGTCGTCCAAGAGCAAAGAGAGAAAAGACCAGGTTACTCTTTGGTTGTTGTTAG
- a CDS encoding proteasome subunit y, putative (encoded by transcript BEWA_023590A), protein MTDVCSNSVNIYGLPTEAVYPSTDVCGASPDFMGKVSMGTTIIAIKHRDGVLLAADSRTSSGQFVVNRVARKITRILPNVFMLRSGSAADSQNLSTILRYHGESLKLQLKRSGRRPSGKGVEKMDLDSARGVESMDLDVDTFQNVKNTHSYTYQTPDYPILKSLATVTRNLVHEYRNHLHCGIILGGFDSDGPGIYNVTLGGTLIPIKDFVASGSGSGYITAFLQDNYKEGMEKNECLELLRKSIHYAIHNDNASGGIMRAIDVQANKVDEFYIHGF, encoded by the coding sequence ATGACAGACGTGTGTTCGAATTCGGTAAACATTTACGGCCTGCCGACAGAGGCTGTTTACCCTAGTACTGATGTTTGCGGAGCTTCCCCGGACTTCATGGGCAAGGTCTCCATGGGTACAACCATCATTGCCATAAAACACAGGGATGGCGTATTGTTGGCAGCAGATAGTAGGACATCTTCTGGCCAGTTTGTAGTCAATAGAGTTGCCAGAAAGATCACGAGGATCCTGCCAAACGTTTTCATGCTCAGGTCAGGTTCTGCAGCAGATTCACAGAATTTGTCGACAATTTTGAGATATCACGGCGAGTCGCTAAAATTGCAACTCAAGAGGTCTGGTAGAAGGCCCTCTGGAAAGGGTGTGGAAAAGATGGACTTGGATTCCGCACGCGGAGTTGAGAGCATGGATTTGGATGTAGACACGTTccaaaatgtaaagaatacGCATTCCTATACATACCAAACACCAGATTATCCAATATTAAAATCATTGGCTACAGTTACCCGTAATTTGGTTCATGAGTACAGAAACCATTTGCATTGTGGCATAATCTTGGGTGGTTTTGACTCGGATGGACCAGGTATTTACAATGTTACTCTTGGAGGAACCTTGATCCCAATCAAGGATTTTGTCGCTTCTGGATCAGGATCGGGATATATTACCGCATTTTTGCAGGACAATTATAAAGAGGGTATggagaagaatgaatgcTTAGAGTTGCTACGCAAGAGCATCCACTACGCTATTCACAATGATAATGCATCTGGCGGCATTATGAGAGCTATAGATGTACAGGCAAACAAGGTTGATGAGTTTTACATTCACGGGTTTTAA
- a CDS encoding hypothetical protein (encoded by transcript BEWA_023620A): MSSSQTKDNTPSPTEKVDDKGVVDADGLTVKDILKANIFGGNVRESKPNVARKTGHSVKPAPKASLGKPKPLKSKSTSIPPGKPAAEKSSPKVSEAAPRPSAPVETKQPLSRKSSKSQFKHKRSSAEKPSPSLDETPAEKVVEEPKKVLEEETVEEVKATPQDGVTDEPTEQVVVQEKTELETVGSDARSSQVVDGGDETTLKIVDSGRVKKDTFTVSPLPEEEKRQGSLLGGISTWFHKTFKVRKSSIASSDSSFSYPNVYRDERNRKAKSAPIDPVSIPRQSKIMQLGDLEDGRGTEEGKSVDDLLVAKTAAKKVAKDRKGLKPQKKHTVGVGTSYALVAVFCLELIFNKVSFNGRCISKVLYPSVNETPVKVPYMVELGYGACEYNLQTKAAERVFFGTNASDKGWPESLIDGSLNYPSDAGWDSPNPRIFHSLGALNTNYVRHYGENFRLFWSMFLHGGFVHLIFNVCSQVMILSIIEPELRRYHESGNVDLYMGKSEESDCSKDRYSPYLYVLVDVFNKNGYTHPTCGYKIKPKVKFGDPRKEFKTYIHSLPAWGFSELFYYLGRIDYNKSEQSGFKVRLTKGTWRSYHEYYIPTGIGSKTWTKVDKANNVYSGLNKIVNDDTFKKVVSLNLSKTSGTYAFDSTDNSSINTGVKITVTGQPNQPQGYNKYTHSLVGGESMRILGTKHNGKFINFKNSVLTAQRYNASVYYAKTDTKRAKPLILELGLDKEATYYRLDNGEKWVNDKKIISSELKTALDKESGAHVINISENSDQYKCGSPDCSTWIKVESSDERDHNYTKRRHHMSGKFSVSSFIWSSGKPQTGLSSPTNIKELFVYFHDQSESPLLINFQLHKEKKWYQKVKGNDNEWREVADEATKPTSADEKNKIQKLLTEEESTQVTIQLEKLPSSSETSYQSDGKTIEIRTGAADVSGYSQIIHTAKDNARFNVTQVMYKDAPLNGISSQEPVDSITAFYTNSDSKGTTPLLVELEIKEDTKTKHEYWQRPSGKNGDVIWTKLGGKENEKNTEELDGKLLEGEKLKITLDALRNKHISESSNVGVIAGGVTGGLGVTGGLVGDWGFWRTFILFFISGISGNLVAAVFSPSMVTIGSSGCLFGLIAALIPYCIENWVSLAHPFGILVISIIISVFGLVLINGETISFYAHMGGWIGGLLWSLATLKSDFILKESPAVDGLLLSPLLSWTMGAQQRSKVKSRLDRKMKTAALNKKRRMLGGPRTIKDTLNSIAFFKNKPLDIIIRILPLVGLVAMFVILRKSLYDESVYSTMFKPSPDSTGPQCCYLKAMINGKKAFWCFGTYESASHYCTLN, encoded by the exons ATGAGTTCTAGTCAAACCAAAGACAATACTCCCTCGCCTACAGAAAAGGTAGACGATAAAGGAGTCGTAGATGCCGATGGATTGACCGTGAAGGACATCCTAAAGGCAAATAtctttggaggaaatgTGAGAGAGTCAAAGCCAAACGTAGCTCGGAAGACTGGACATTCCGTCAAACCAGCGCCAAAAGCCTCTCTGGGAAAGCCTAAACCGCtaaaatccaaaagtaCCTCCATCCCACCGGGGAAACCGGCGGCTGAAAAGTCGTCTCCAAAGGTCTCTGAAGCGGCACCAAGGCCCTCCGCACCGGTTGAAACTAAGCAGCCGCTCTCCAGAAAGTCGAGCAAGTCCCAGTTCAAGCACAAGAGGTCATCTGCGGAGAAGCCGTCTCCTTCCTTGGATGAGACACCCGCTGAAAAGGTTGTAGAAGAGCCAAAGAAGGTTCTGGAGGAAGAAACTGTTGAAGAGGTTAAAGCTACACCTCAGGATGGCGTAACAGATGAACCCACGGAACAGGTTGTTGTACAAGAGAAAACAGAACTTGAAACTGTCGGTTCGGATGCTAGATCTTCGCAAGTTGTGGATGGTGGAGATGAGACTACCCTGAAAATTGTAGATAGCGGTAGAGTTAAAAAGGACACTTTTACCGTTTCCCCCTTGCcggaagaagaaaagcgGCAGGGGTCATTACTTGGGGGAATTTCAACATGGTTCCACAAGACATTCAAGGTTAGAAAGAGCAGTATAGCCTCCAGCGACTCAAGCTTTTCCTATCCCAACGTCTACAGGGATGAAAGAAACAGAAAGGCAAAGTCTGCCCCAATTGACCCCGTCTCTATACCAAGACAATCGAAAATAATGCAACTTGGAGATTTGGAGGATGGTAGAGGTACAGAGGAGGGAAAGAGTGTAGATGACCTTTTGGTGGCAAAAACAGCTGCCAAAAAAGTTGCAAAGGACCGCAAGGGTTTAAAGCCACAAAAGAAACATACAGTTGGCGTCGGAACCTCTTATGCCCTTGTTGCAGTGTTTTGTCTGGAACTGATATTTAACAAGGTATCTTTCAACGGTCGCTGTATTTCCAAGGTTTTGTATCCCTCTGTTAATGAGACTCCTGTGAAGGTTCCATACATGGTAGAGCTCGGCTATGGAGCATGTGAATATAATTTGCAGACAAAGGCTGCAGAGAGAGTATTTTTTGGCACAAATGCGTCGGATAAAGGATGGCCAGAGTCTCTGATTGATGGCTCACTTAATTATCCATCAGATGCCGGATGGGATTCGCCTAATCCCAGAATCTTTCACTCTTTGGGAGCCCTGAATACAAATTATGTGAGACATTATGGTGAGAATTTTAGACTATTTTGGAGCATGTTTTTGCACGGGGGATTCGTGCATTTGATATTTAATGTTTGTTCGCAAGTTATGATTTTGTCGATTATTGAACCG GAGTTAAGGAGGTACCACGAAAGTGGCAATGTGGACTTGTATATGGGTAAAAGTGAAGAGTCAGACTGCAGCAAAGATAGATACAGCCCGTATCTATATGTACTCGTTGACGTTTTCAATAAGAATGGGTATACTCATCCCACTTGTGGGTATAAGATAAAACCTAAGGTGAAATTTGGAGATCCAAGGAAGGAATTCAAAACATACATACACTCCTTACCAGCCTGGGGATTTAGTGAACTGTTTTATTATTTAGGTAGAATCGACTACAACAAATCTGAACAATCTGGATTTAAAG TTAGACTAACAAAGGGGACCTGGCGGTCTTATCATGAATACTACATTCCTACGGGGATAGGTTCTAAGACTTGGACCAAAGTTGATAAAGCCAACAATGTTTATAGTGGACTTAACAAGATTGTTAATGATGatacttttaaaaaggtaGTTTCTCTAAACCTCAGCAAGACTAGCGGAACATATGCATTTGATAGTACGGATAACTCATCCATAAATACAGGTGTTAAGATAACTGTTACTGGACAACCAAATCAACCTCAAGGATATAATAAATATACTCACAGTCTTGTAGGAGGTGAATCAATGAGGATACTTGGAACAAAACATAATGGaaaatttatcaactttaaaaattctgTACTTACAGCTCAGCGTTATAATGCCTCTGTCTACTATGCAAAAACAGATACTAAGCGTGCTAAACCTCTCATTCTGGAGCTCGGCTTGGATAAAGAAGCCACATACTACAGGCTAGATAATGGTGAAAAGTGGGTTAATGATAAGAAAATAATATCTAGTGAACTGAAAACTGCACTGGACAAAGAAAGTGGAGCCCATGTCATAAATATCTCTGAGAATAGTGACCAATATAAGTGTGGTTCCCCTGACTGTAGTACTTGGATTAAGGTAGAATCTAGTGATGAGAGAGACCACAATTACACTAAACGCAGACATCATATGTCTGGAAAATTTTCTGTTTCCTCCTTTATTTGGAGTAGTGGCAAACCTCAAACAGGtctttcttctccaacTAATATAAAGGAGCTTTTTGTCTATTTCCATGATCAATCTGAAAGTCCTCTTCTTATTAACTTTCAACTGCATAAGGAGAAAAAGTGGTACCAGAAGGTTAAAGGAAATGATAATGAATGGAGAGAAGTGGCAGATGAGGCTACTAAGCCTACTAGTgctgatgaaaagaataagATTCAGAAGCTCCTTacagaagaagaatctacaCAAGTAACCATTCAACTTGAAAAGCTACCCTCTTCATCTGAAACTAGCTATCAATCTGATGGTAAAACTATTGAGATTAGGACAGGTGCTGCTGATGTAAGTGGTTATTCACAAATTATTCATACTGCAAAGGATAACGCGAGGTTTAATGTCACTCAAGTTATGTACAAGGATGCTCCACTTAATGGTATATCTTCTCAAGAACCTGTTGATAGTATTACAGCATTTTATACTAATTCAGACTCCAAAGGTACTACACCACTTCTTGTTGAGCTAGAAATTAAAGAGGATACTAAAACCAAGCATGAATATTGGCAAAGGCCTAGTGgcaaaaatggagatgttATCTGGACCAAATTAGGGGGGAAGGAAAATGAGAAAAATACTGAAGAACTTGATGGTAAACTACTTGAAGGTGAAAAACTAAAGATCACACTTGATGCTCTTAGGAATAAACACATTTCTGAGTCATCTAATGTAGGTGTTATAGCCGGTGGTGTTACAGGAGGTCTAGGAGTTACCGGAGGTCTCGTCGGT GACTGGGGATTTTGGAGAAcctttatactcttttTCATTAGTGGTATTTCCGGAAATTTGGTGGCTGCGGTCTTCAGTCCGTCCATGGTAACAATTGGTTCATCAGGGTGTTTGTTTGGCCTTATAGCCGCCTTGATTCCATATTGTATCGAAAATTGGGTATCTTTGGCGCACCCGTTTGGAATTCTTGTAATTTCAATCATTATATCCGTATTTGGTCTCGTATTGATCAACGGAGAGACCATCAGTTTCTACGCCCACATG GGAGGTTGGATCGGAGgtcttctttggagtcttGCAACTTTAAAGAGCGACTTTATCCTAAAAGAGTCACCGGCGGTTGATGGGCTTTTGCTATCCCCTCTCCTTTCATGGACTATGGGTGCTCAGCAGAGGTCAAAGGTCAAGTCAAGGCTTGATAGAAAAATGAAAACTGCAGCTCTCAACAAGAAGAGACGAATGCTCGGTGGTCCAAGGACAATAAAGGATACCCTCAACTCTATTGCCTTCTTCAAGAATAAGCCTCTAGACATTATCATTCGCATTTTGCCTCTCGTAGGactg GTTGCAATGTTTGTTATTCTTCGTAAATCCTTGTACGATGAATCGGTTTACTCGACAATGTTCAAGCCATCGCCAGATTCTACGGGTCCTCAGTGCTGTTACCTGAAGGCTATGATCAATGGAAAGAAGGCATTCTGGTGCTTTGGAACGTATGAGAGTGCGTCTCACTATTGCACGCTCAATTAG
- a CDS encoding Ras family Rab small GTP-binding protein (encoded by transcript BEWA_023570A), which yields MAQEDYDHVYKIILLGDATVGKSHMLCQYIKGTVPSQSKATIGVEFATRTVPLASGGTVKAQIWDTAGQERYRSITSAHYRRAVGALLVYDITNRQSFHNCRKWLKELRNAADDDIIITLVGNKVDLVERDESLRQVHVEQAAKFASENNLTFYEASAVTSYNVKRIFEHLLQDVHDVKSRVDPEVEDKVEYIHNLSRNNDIGCLDRGLCNSVSGCITQ from the exons ATGGCTCAAGAGGATTATGATCACGTTTACAAAATTATTCTCCTTGGCGATGCAACAGTAG GAAAATCGCACATGCTTTGTCAATACATAAAGGGAACTGTACCATCCCAAAGCAAGGCAACAATTGGAGTAGAATTTGCAACACGAACTGTTCCGCTCGCCTCTGGGGGCACTGTAAAGGCTCAAATTTGGGACACAGCCGGTCAAGAACGATATCGCAGTATAACAAGTGCACATTATAGAAGGGCCGTTGGTGCACTGTTGGTGTACGATATCACAAACCGTCAAAGCTTTCACAATTGCAGAAAGTGGCTAAAAGAGTTGAGGAATGCAGCAGATGATGATATTATCATTACACTTGTAGGGAACAAGGTTGATCTGGTAGAAAGGGATGAATCCTTGAGACAGGTGCACGTAGAACAAGCAGCAAAATTTGCGAGTGAAAATAATTTGACCTTTTACGAAGCATCAGCAGTTACAAGCTATAACGTCAAGAGAATATTTGAACATTTGTTGCAAGATGTTCATGATGTTAAATCAAGAGTAGATCCAGAAGTCGAAGATAAAGTGGAATATATACACAATTTATCAAGAAACAATGATATTGGATGCCTCGACCGTGGTCTATGCAATAGCGTCAGTGGCTGTATCACCCAGTGA
- a CDS encoding signal peptide-containing protein (encoded by transcript BEWA_023600A): MSSFILSILSLFIFALSSLKVIADRGTDRLAINLDISEPNRLEIDVDPSLQVPNGTNYAIKSYASLFHVIGDVTDAGRSIIGRNPEALGRFVFVVLREDGTKYVRVTDTYCIETRNSPRDVEEFIRKPFNLYYSKIYRAPIEVDVRRQITNHLVKLEETQYPELGTRIKIYSVQDSMTDEVTIGTVRYGACVLDRRIEGLIERRVEMTESRNPEITIVSKYRNGYIVAKSYNFSDESNSFHLADTAKTFMSLRE; encoded by the exons ATGAGTTCCTTTATATTAAGCATCCTAtcacttttcatttttgcCTTGTCATCTCTCAAAGTTATTGCAGATAGAGGGACAGATAGACTTGCAATAAATTTGGACATTTCTGAGCCCAATAGACTTGAGATTGACGTAGATCCATCTTTGCAGGTACCCAATGGCACAAATTATGCAATCAAAAGTTATGCAAGTCTTTTCCATGTCATTGGTGATGTGACGGATGCAG GTAGATCAATAATAGGCCGGAACCCTGAGGCTTTGGGCAGATTTGTCTTTGTGGTATTAAGAGAGGATGGTACAAAGTATGTCAGAGTTACGGACACGTATTGTATTGAGACTAGAAATTCTCCCCGAGATGTTGAAGAGTTTATAAGGAAGCCATTCAATTTATACTACAGTAAAATCTATAGGGCACCCATAGAGGTAGATGTAAGAAGACAGATAACAAACCACCTGGTTAAGCTTGAGGAAACACAATACCCTGAACTGGGGACACGAATCAAGATATACAGCGTACAGGATAGCATGACGGATGAGGTTACTATTGGTACAGTTCGTTATGGCGCATGCGTTTTGGATCGCCGAATAGAAGGGCTGATAGAGAGAAGGGTAGAAATGACAGAGTCGAGGAATCCAGAGATAACAATTGTTTCAAAGTATAGAAATGGATACATTGTAGCCAAATCATACAACTTTTCGGATGAATCTAACAGTTTCCACCTTGCAGATACGGCGAAAACGTTTATGAGTCTTCGTGAATAG